TAGTTGTAGGGTTTCTTTGCTATGAAGCAGCAGTCCGTCTGGTTGTTTGCATCTGACGATGATTGGCCAGCTATCTTCATTTGATTTACTCTGGATGGTGATTTCTATTTCAAAGGCTTTCATGCCTTTTTTCCTCCTCAAAGGCGGGCGGTGTCGCAACCACGATGAAGCCTAACTCAGGCCAAGATCGAACGACTTGTATGAGAAAAAGATAGGTCAGATAAAATTTATACTTGACCTATCTGAGTATAAGCTAATAATCCCAACAGATGTTTTCAGTTTTGACGGGTAGTTTTCGGTCGTTTAACTTTATGACTTACCGTTCTCCCCATCACTGTTGAATTTAGGTGTTCCGGTTCCTTGTAGTACTTTCGTTACGGCATCCCTAGTAGCTTCTGCTCCGAAACCCCAAGCCATCAGTGCAGAATAATCTTTCCAAGGATTGGCTCCAAAAGTGGCTTTGTCAACGTAAAGCTGATTAAACCCGGCTGCTGCTAAAAAGACGATCGCGATCGCGTAGCTACAGATTGTAAAAATTTTTAAACGCACATCAGCACCGGACATGCGCTCTTCCCAACTCCTAGCGCGAGTAGAAGGTGCTGGTCTGAGTAAAGGTATTTTTAGGCTCCACATAGACAGTGCTTTGGGGTTCGCGCCTGTCATGTTTATTCCGAAATCGACTTCTGTCGGATCGGATGTTTCTACTTGCTGTGAAACCAGTTGATTAACTTGCGCGATCGCTTCTTCTATCTCATTGACTAAATCAGCATCTTTTGCCAAATCAGCAGGCTGTAAATTTTCGATTCGCTGTTCTAAATTCCTTACTTTAGGCTGCCAAGTTTTTGCTTGTTCTATTGATAATTGCTCGCTCAAACTCTTGAGTTGTTTGAGCTTAGCTTCGAGTGAAATGTAATTATTCACTTGTGCGGCTATTTCTTGGAGACGATCGCGTAATTGTTCGGGATTTTCTAGATCGGGAGCATTTCTGAGCGCGTCTTCCAAATTGCGATGCACCATCTGCACAAAAGGAACGTTCCGATCCATGTTTTCTATCTGTTGCTCGATCTCATCACAATAAGCTAATTGTGCTAACCAGTCAGCCCGCCCTTTGAGCCATTTATTTTCTATTAATTCAGCTTGCTGAATCGCATTTTTAGCATCTTCCCAACGCTCTGCTTGCAGCGCCATTTTTACATCAATTAACAGCGATTCCACTCTCGATTGAAATGCCTTAAATTTGGCAAAATCTGTATCGTCTTGCATTTGGGTGCGAACTTGGCTGACTCGGACTAAAATCTCATCCCGTGGTCTTCCTTGAGTACGATAAATGGAAACGCCAATTCCTAATGCCGATCCTATTAATAGAATGAGTAATGGTAAAAACCAATGGTCTTTCACTTTGACAGTTACCGGGATAACTTGCTCTCCATCTTGGTAACTCAACCACAACTTTCCGTTAAATTCTCCGCTTCTAGCTACTTCCTTCAAATCAAACTTTACCAAGGTCATCATCAGATTGGGTTTATTGGAATCGATCGAAGGTTTGTCTATGCTAATTGCTTGTGCCGGAAAAACGCTTTCTCCATCACCCCTATTCAAATCCAAGGGGATTAACTGCAATCGATCGATCGGGGTGTCAGTTTGGAGGACTAGATTGCGAGTTGCCACAGTTCCTCGCATCCCTGAAACCGTGATTTGGGCAGGTTCGGTTACTACTTGACTTTGAGCGTTAGCACTGGTAGCCGTTAATAGCTCGAAGCTCGCTAATAATAATCCAATTACTACTAACTTCAAACTGAACGAGAGAAAATTTTTAGAAGTTTGATTAAAAAAACTTTTCGATTGTTCTAAGTTTTTTTCAATTTCTCTATTACTAAACTCTTTTAATCTGAGTTTAATAATTCGCATTTGTAAAGGTTTTCCCACAGAATTTATTTTAGAAATAAATTCTGATAATTCTGGTAGCTTTTCTAAAACTCCTTCTTTTGTGGGATCGTTCGACATTTTGTTCTCCTGGAAATCTTTGAGTTGCGATCGCCTGCTGCTGATGCTCGATCGCTGGATAATTGTTTGAGCGATCTACTTGTTTCAGCAACATTAACCATTTAATTCACTTCGTTAACACATTTTTTTGGCGTTTGTCAATCTTTAATTATTAATTAAGAACGGTTTGTTTCTGGTTCTCCCACACTTACCAGACACCAAATAAGGAAAAAGGTAAAAGTACAGCTTATTATAAGCTGCCATTATGTAGGTAAGTTCAGCCCAAAGTGTTTGTGGGGCGTTTGTTGCACCGAAAATATCGGCAAAGCGTAGTTTGCTTGTCGCGATCGCACTGGGAATCGTACACATTATAATATAGCGATCCTAAATGAATTGCGAACAACCAAACCCCACCCAACCCGGAGGGCTAGGGTGGGGTTGATTACTTAAATAGGATTGCTATAGTGATAATAAAACATTAAATAGGCACGATATTTTCATAGTTAAAGTAATTTAATTAGGGATAAATTACAATTAGTAAGCGCTGAAGTCAACTAGTTTTTTAGTAGCCTGAAGGAGATTTTTATAGTAATGTTTAAAGAGGCGGTTTTTTGGGAAATGTTCACGACTAAATTCTTTTCAACAAAATCCAACGTAACTCCAAAGGCGGATTTTGTTGGATCGGAAATAAGTCTCGCCCGGTTGCCCAATTAATATACCAATCAGTGGGAGGCCATGCTTCTTTCGGCAAATGAGTTTGTTCGTATTCCACGACAGATTCTTCTGATACCATTTCCAATGGCAAACCTTCCATTGCCGATTTCAATTCCTCGCGAGTAATTACGTAACACCAAGATACTTCTGACATTTCTCGCACGAAGTTGTCTAGTTGGTAATTATCCAACGCCACGAAAGCACTAAATAAAAGTAATCCGCCAATTTGCAAGGCATCGCACATTTTAGCTAATAACAATCGCACTTGATCGGCGTAGCGGAAATGAGAGACTACTTCGGATGCGATCGCTAATTTATAGCAAGCTGGCTTCATCCGCAAAAGCGGATCTAACACATCTCCTTGAGAGACGTTCACCGTGAGATTTTCAGCCGTTGCAGCCGCCGATAAATTTTCTGCAAAAACTGGTGTAAGTTCGATCGCATCTACACGATGGCCTAATTTTGCTAAAGGAATGCTATTGCGACCAGTGCCTGCCCCGATATCTAAAATTGGTATACTGGCTGTCTTGGCGGCTAATTGAGTAGCAATATCGATTACTTTTGCATCGGGATGAGAACCAAATAAAGGTTCTTTCCTAATTTGCGGCCAAGTTTGATACTTATCTGCCACCGATTCTACTTGAACTTTCGTATTAATCGTGATGCCGCTAGCTAAACCTTTTGCTGCTTCTGCTGGTAAATAATTAACTATCAATCGCGCGTGGGGAGAAATACGGTATCCTTCCGTTATACCTTTTTCAACTAATCCGCGTAAATTAGTAATATGCTCCGGACTGGGGTTTTGTCCCAAAAGTTTGAGCAAACCCAGAAGTAACTGCAAGTACTCTTCTATCATTGATGGCACGCAAGGAAAGTAAAATTCTCCCTGTACGCTCATCATACTTTTGAGCTTGGCAGCCAAAGCTAATTTGAGAATATTCGGATCGGTCAGGGATGGAGAGTTATTAGTAGCATTGCTGACTGGTATCATCTGAGATGATATCTGAGGAGATGTTTGGGGTGATGAACGATCCGCAGCCATAGTTAAATTATGCTCTCTCCACGCAAGGGGAAACCGAGTTTTAGTTTACCTGTTTCTTTGTCAATTTGAACGAGTTGAAGATGGAGGATTGAAGTCCTCACTACAAACCGTAACTTAAACTACTATAATTTAAAGTCAAATTATCGCAAATGTTCGATCGCAAATGACGACTTGGGAAATCGATTTTTATCGCCGTCCGTTACGAGATGAAGCTGGCAATGTATGGTGGGAGTTGTTAATTTGCAACCCCAACCGTACTTTTAGCTATGAAGCGCTTTGTCCTCAGTCGCAAGTTAACGCCAACTGGGTAGTCGAACAGTTACAAATCGCGATCGCGCAACATCAAACCAAACCCGCTAAAATTCAGGTATTTCGCCCCCAATCTCTCAGTTTAATCGAAACGGCTGCCGAAAAATTAGCCATTCCTGTAGAAGCAACCAGACGAACACTAGCTGTCAAAGCATGGTTGCAAGAACGCAAGTATCCCCAAACTAGCGAACCGTATCACCCATTAGCTTTAGATAAACCGCCACCAGTACCTTTGCCAGAAAATCTGTTGGGGGAACAATGGCGTTTTGCTACCCTACCCGCCAGCGATATCGGGGAATTTTGCGATCGACCGATTCCCATTGTAGAAATACCGGAATTCCTCTTACCAATTAACTTAGGAATTGCATCAACAACACCCATACCCGGTGTCATAATTTATGGCGGACGGCAATCGATGCGCTTGGCGCATTGGCTGGCAGAATCTCAACCATTTGCACTTAATTATATTGCTGGTGCGCCAGATGGTTTAATTTTAGAAGCTGGTTTAATCGATCGGTGGGTTGTGGTTACTTTTGAAGATAAAGAAGTAGCCGCATCTGCCAAGATGTACGAACAAAGAAAAATCCCAAGTAAAGGACTGCATTTTTTATTAGTGCAGCCAGATGATTCTGGTATGACTTACAGTGGTTTTTGGTTGTTGCGAGGAGAAAATTAAAAAGTTGCGTAGTAAGGACTTAAGTCCTCTCTAAGGACTAAAGTCCTTACTACAAACTCAATATTTATTTTTATCAAATCAAACCATCTACATTTAAGAAGATGGAGGGATTTTGCAGCACTTCTGGATTTACGCCAAAAACGACACCTAAATATTCCCCATCACCAATTTTGATAGCCGTACCCGTACCTAATATTTCACCAAAATTAACAGCCTCAAAAGTAAGATTGCTAAAAAACAATCCATTGTTTAACCCAATTCGATCGCTTTCATTAAGCTTAAAATCACGGATGAAATCAACAAAAAGCATATTATTAGATGTATTGCTTAAGCCCAGTACATCATTTTTATCTGCCCTCAGTACAAACAGATCGCTGCCCGATCCTCCATATAACATATCTGTGCCAAAATCACCTACTAAAGTATCATTTCCTCCATCACCGT
Above is a genomic segment from Leptolyngbyaceae cyanobacterium containing:
- a CDS encoding class I SAM-dependent methyltransferase — translated: MAADRSSPQTSPQISSQMIPVSNATNNSPSLTDPNILKLALAAKLKSMMSVQGEFYFPCVPSMIEEYLQLLLGLLKLLGQNPSPEHITNLRGLVEKGITEGYRISPHARLIVNYLPAEAAKGLASGITINTKVQVESVADKYQTWPQIRKEPLFGSHPDAKVIDIATQLAAKTASIPILDIGAGTGRNSIPLAKLGHRVDAIELTPVFAENLSAAATAENLTVNVSQGDVLDPLLRMKPACYKLAIASEVVSHFRYADQVRLLLAKMCDALQIGGLLLFSAFVALDNYQLDNFVREMSEVSWCYVITREELKSAMEGLPLEMVSEESVVEYEQTHLPKEAWPPTDWYINWATGRDLFPIQQNPPLELRWILLKRI
- a CDS encoding Tab2/Atab2 family RNA-binding protein, with the translated sequence MTTWEIDFYRRPLRDEAGNVWWELLICNPNRTFSYEALCPQSQVNANWVVEQLQIAIAQHQTKPAKIQVFRPQSLSLIETAAEKLAIPVEATRRTLAVKAWLQERKYPQTSEPYHPLALDKPPPVPLPENLLGEQWRFATLPASDIGEFCDRPIPIVEIPEFLLPINLGIASTTPIPGVIIYGGRQSMRLAHWLAESQPFALNYIAGAPDGLILEAGLIDRWVVVTFEDKEVAASAKMYEQRKIPSKGLHFLLVQPDDSGMTYSGFWLLRGEN